A genomic segment from Desmospora profundinema encodes:
- a CDS encoding endonuclease V produces MRKEIVFSSYEGLPQVAAGVDLAYAAGQAAAVIVVMAYPTMEIIEVVSHADAVSAEYVPGLLAFRELPVFLKAWEQLRSNPDLVFFDGNGILHPRRLGLASHASLWIDRPTIGVAKSHFLGSYDSLGTKRGSFSPIVDRGETVGAVLRTQTGRKPVYVSVGNRVTLQNAVDFTMHLAGSESRVPEIIRQADIRTRQWKRQMGEELAF; encoded by the coding sequence TTGAGAAAAGAAATTGTCTTCTCTTCCTATGAGGGATTGCCACAGGTGGCGGCAGGGGTCGACTTGGCTTATGCCGCGGGACAAGCGGCGGCGGTGATTGTCGTGATGGCGTACCCAACTATGGAGATCATAGAGGTGGTCTCCCATGCAGATGCGGTTTCCGCCGAATATGTTCCCGGTTTACTGGCCTTCCGCGAATTGCCTGTATTTTTAAAGGCGTGGGAACAGTTAAGATCCAACCCGGATCTCGTATTTTTCGACGGGAACGGGATCCTTCACCCCCGCCGACTCGGCCTGGCCTCCCATGCTTCATTATGGATTGACCGACCGACCATCGGGGTGGCCAAGTCCCATTTTCTCGGAAGCTATGATTCACTTGGAACAAAACGAGGAAGTTTCTCTCCCATCGTAGATCGGGGAGAGACCGTCGGTGCGGTGCTGCGGACGCAAACCGGCCGAAAGCCGGTTTATGTATCGGTCGGCAATCGGGTTACCCTTCAAAATGCTGTCGACTTTACGATGCACTTGGCAGGCAGCGAAAGCCGAGTGCCCGAAATTATCCGCCAGGCCGATATCCGGACCCGACAATGGAAGCGGCAGATGGGGGAGGAGTTGGCTTTTTGA
- a CDS encoding ADP-ribosylglycohydrolase family protein — MNREQKLGGLYGLLIGDAVGVPYEFHPAEELPPLHDLEMIPPKSFPRAHAQVLPGTWSDDGAQALCLLESLVECGQLELTDFSQRLWAWYERGLWAVDGHVFDVGVQTAASLRAFHSGASPEQSGNANPDGKGNGSLMRVLPLALWHKGTDEELVKDAHMQSLVTHAHRTNQVACALYCLWVREAAAGVEMEEGYGYAVKKLRAIYGNESEERKELDWSIRPEAEAVSHGGGYVVETLRSVRIATKEPSYEKVVKKAISLGNDTDTNAAIAGGLYGVKTGVSGIPQRWLERLREKEKVEELVQKWIGKMD, encoded by the coding sequence ATGAACCGGGAACAAAAGCTGGGCGGTTTATATGGACTTTTAATTGGCGATGCTGTTGGGGTTCCCTATGAATTTCATCCGGCTGAAGAATTACCACCGTTACATGATTTGGAGATGATCCCCCCAAAATCCTTTCCGCGTGCACATGCCCAAGTGCTTCCGGGGACGTGGTCGGATGATGGTGCCCAAGCTTTATGCTTATTGGAGTCTTTAGTGGAATGCGGACAACTGGAACTGACTGACTTTTCACAAAGACTGTGGGCTTGGTATGAACGGGGATTGTGGGCAGTCGATGGACACGTTTTTGATGTGGGAGTGCAAACGGCAGCATCTTTACGTGCGTTTCATTCGGGAGCGTCACCGGAACAATCCGGCAACGCCAATCCGGACGGTAAAGGAAACGGATCCTTAATGCGCGTGCTGCCCTTGGCTTTATGGCATAAAGGGACAGATGAAGAATTGGTGAAAGACGCTCATATGCAATCATTGGTTACCCATGCTCATCGGACCAATCAAGTTGCTTGTGCGCTGTATTGTCTGTGGGTACGTGAAGCGGCAGCCGGAGTGGAAATGGAAGAGGGATATGGGTATGCGGTAAAGAAGCTGAGAGCCATCTATGGAAATGAAAGCGAAGAGCGCAAGGAGTTGGACTGGTCGATACGACCAGAGGCAGAAGCGGTTAGCCATGGCGGGGGGTATGTCGTGGAAACGCTACGAAGTGTCAGGATCGCAACAAAGGAACCCTCCTATGAAAAAGTGGTGAAAAAGGCGATCTCCCTGGGGAACGATACGGACACAAATGCTGCCATTGCCGGGGGGTTATATGGAGTAAAAACAGGTGTGTCCGGGATCCCGCAACGTTGGTTGGAACGATTACGCGAAAAAGAAAAAGTAGAGGAACTCGTGCAAAAGTGGATAGGGAAAATGGATTAA
- a CDS encoding YifB family Mg chelatase-like AAA ATPase — protein sequence MYAKLHSGAVLGIDGYIVEVEVDISNGLPAFEVVGLPDPAVREARDRVRSAVKNTGYPFPLQRITANLAPADRKKEGAGFDLAIAIGVLAASGQVPAKGMERSLWLGELALDGSLRPLNGVLSMVMAGKKAGYDRIYLPARNASEARLVEGVEVIPLRSLADAVSLMRGEASEVSMEKANPAEEADPPFDDFTDVQGQLHVKRAMEVAAAGMHNLLFIGPPGSGKTMLARRLPSILPDMSLEESLEVTKVASIAGHLTQRGRLVTRRPFRSPHHTISQVGFIGGGGIPKPGEVSLAHRGVLFLDELPEFSKSALEVLRQPLEDREVTISRARAVLTFPAEFMLVGSMNPCPCGYFGYEQDRACTCSPHQIQRYRSKLSGPLLDRIDIHVEVPRVDYRTLTDTTPGESSETVRERVWQAHAIQAERFAGSNVRTNAFMPPAAIRKHCALSRESLALLKQSFDALGLSARAHDRILKLARTIADLAGEEQIQTTHVAEAIQYRSLDRKWWE from the coding sequence ATGTACGCAAAATTGCATTCCGGTGCGGTGTTGGGGATTGATGGATACATCGTCGAGGTGGAAGTGGATATCAGCAATGGACTGCCCGCTTTTGAAGTGGTGGGGCTGCCGGATCCGGCGGTGAGGGAAGCGCGGGATCGGGTGCGATCGGCGGTGAAAAATACAGGATATCCGTTTCCGTTGCAGCGGATCACCGCTAACTTGGCACCGGCGGACCGGAAGAAGGAAGGGGCCGGGTTTGATTTGGCCATCGCCATCGGAGTGTTGGCGGCCAGCGGACAGGTGCCCGCGAAAGGAATGGAACGAAGTCTATGGCTTGGGGAACTGGCCCTGGACGGCAGTTTGCGTCCACTTAACGGGGTGCTGTCCATGGTAATGGCCGGGAAGAAAGCGGGCTATGATCGAATCTACCTCCCGGCTCGTAACGCATCGGAAGCTCGGTTGGTGGAAGGGGTGGAAGTGATCCCCTTGCGTTCATTAGCCGATGCCGTCAGCCTGATGCGGGGAGAAGCCTCGGAAGTGTCGATGGAAAAAGCCAATCCGGCAGAGGAAGCGGACCCGCCGTTTGACGATTTCACCGATGTGCAGGGACAGCTCCATGTCAAGCGGGCCATGGAAGTGGCCGCGGCGGGCATGCACAACTTGCTGTTTATCGGCCCACCGGGATCCGGCAAAACCATGTTGGCCCGGCGGCTGCCATCGATCCTTCCCGATATGTCTCTGGAGGAATCCCTGGAGGTGACTAAGGTAGCCAGTATCGCTGGTCATTTGACTCAGCGGGGACGGTTGGTAACACGTCGGCCGTTTCGCTCGCCCCACCACACGATCTCCCAGGTGGGGTTTATTGGAGGAGGCGGAATCCCGAAGCCGGGGGAGGTCAGCCTGGCCCACCGGGGTGTGTTGTTCCTCGATGAATTGCCGGAGTTCTCCAAAAGTGCCCTGGAAGTGTTGCGCCAACCCCTGGAGGACCGGGAGGTGACCATCAGCCGGGCCCGCGCCGTGCTTACGTTTCCGGCGGAATTTATGCTGGTAGGTTCGATGAATCCCTGTCCGTGCGGCTACTTTGGCTACGAACAAGATCGCGCCTGCACCTGCTCCCCCCACCAAATCCAGCGTTATCGTTCCAAGCTCTCGGGCCCGTTGTTGGACCGGATCGACATCCATGTGGAAGTGCCGCGGGTGGACTACCGCACGTTGACGGATACCACCCCCGGGGAATCTTCGGAAACCGTGCGGGAACGGGTGTGGCAAGCCCACGCCATCCAAGCGGAACGGTTTGCCGGCAGCAACGTCCGTACCAACGCCTTTATGCCGCCTGCCGCCATCCGGAAGCACTGCGCTCTTTCCCGCGAATCCCTTGCGCTCCTGAAGCAATCCTTCGATGCGCTGGGTCTGTCTGCCCGTGCCCACGACCGCATCCTGAAACTGGCCCGCACCATTGCCGACCTCGCCGGGGAGGAACAGATTCAGACGACCCATGTAGCGGAAGCGATCCAGTACCGTTCGTTAGACCGAAAGTGGTGGGAGTGA